In a genomic window of Strix aluco isolate bStrAlu1 chromosome 3, bStrAlu1.hap1, whole genome shotgun sequence:
- the HEY2 gene encoding hairy/enhancer-of-split related with YRPW motif protein 2, with protein MKRPCEETTSDSDMDETIDVGSENNYSGQSNSSVIRSNSPTTTSQIMARKKRRGIIEKRRRDRINNSLSELRRLVPTAFEKQGSAKLEKAEILQMTVDHLKMLQATGGKGYFDAHSLAMDFMSIGFRECLTEVARYLTSVEGLDTSDPLRVRLVSHLSTCASQREAAAMTSSMAHHHHPLHPHHWAAAFHHIPAALLQPNGLHASDAAPCRLSSEVPPHGSALLTATFAHADAALRVPSAGSVAPCVPPLSTSLLSLSATVHAAAAAATAAAQSFPLSFTGAFPMLPPSAAAAAVAAATAITPPLAVSATASPQQAGSGGSTKPYRPWGTEVGAF; from the exons ATGAAGAGACCTTGCGAGGAAACTACCTCAGACAGCGACATGGACGAGACAATAGACGTGGGGAGTGAGAACAACTACTCGGG GCAAAGTAATAGCTCTGTCATTCGATCGAATTCCCCAACAACAACATCTCAGATCAtggccagaaagaaaagaagaggg ATTATAGAGAAAAGGCGCCGTGATCGTATAAATAACAGTTTATCAGAGCTGAGGCGGCTTGTGCcaactgcttttgaaaaacaa GGATCTGCCAAATTAGAGAAAGCGGAAATACTGCAAATGACAGTGGATCATCTGAAGATGCTGCAGGCAACGGGAGGTAAAG GCTATTTTGACGCTCACTCCCTGGCCATGGATTTCATGAGCATTGGCTTCCGGGAGTGCTTGACAGAAGTCGCGAGGTACCTGACTTCGGTGGAGGGTCTCGACACATCTGACCCCCTGCGCGTTAGACTCGTGTCTCACCTGAGCACCTGTGCCTCTCAGAGGGAAGCTGCCGCCATGACCTCCTCCATggcccaccaccaccaccccttgCACCCTCACCACTGGGCAGCTGCCTTTCACCACATCCCGGCTGCTTTGCTGCAGCCGAACGGACTTCACGCCTCTGACGCCGCCCCGTGCAGACTCTCCTCGGAGGTGCCCCCCCACGGCTCTGCCCTGCTCACGGCCACCTTCGCCCACGCCGATGCCGCCCTCAGAGTCCCCTCCGCTGGCAGTGTCGCTCCCTGCgtccctcctctctctacctccctCTTGTCCCTCTCAGCTACCGTTCACGCTGCAGCGGCGGCAGCTACGGCTGCTGCCCAgagcttccccctctccttcacCGGCGCCTTCCCCATGCTTCCCCccagcgcggccgccgccgccgtggcTGCGGCGACAGCCATCACACCTCCGTTGGCCGTATCTGCCACTGCCAGCCCTCAGCAGGCTGGCAGCGGGGGCAGCACTAAACCATACCGACCCTGGGGGACTGAAGTTGGAGCCTTTTAA